Within the Miscanthus floridulus cultivar M001 chromosome 17, ASM1932011v1, whole genome shotgun sequence genome, the region AGGGCGCGGGCGGCGCGGGCGGTGCGGGCGCGCGGGCacgcgggcgcgcgggcggcgctggcggtggcggcgcgggcaAGCGGGCGGTGGCGCGTGCGTGTGTCGTGTGTGCGGGTTGCGTGGCCGGCCCAGCCGGgaggggttaaatcccccctttgccgagtgcccccgatctggcacttgaTAAaggattttttaattttttaaccgcctctttgccgagtgtcacctggcctaacactcggcaaagaaagttttttttaaaaaaattctttgccgagtgtcccagatctgacactcggcaaagatttttttggaaaatattttgtcgagtgtccctgacacgacgctcggcaaagatttttttttcaaaatatctttgtcgagtgcccctgtgaaggcactcgacaaagataaaaaaattttaaaaaaattcaaaaccctctttgccgagtgccttattcttggcactcggtaaagaccccATTTGCCGAGTGGCAtgtctcggcactcggcaaagtttttttttgtttttggcctctaaATTTTTTATGCAGCCCTTTTAAACTACTAGGAACTCGTATTTAGAATttgaggattttttgtggctttttgatatatttagttactttatttcgttacttgaattttttcgaaaaatataaatttaaactgcacgtggtacgaataatggaatttaaggattcaaaaaataatagtcatgttattgagtgtagtgtgaggccatatccaggaacggtcccgaaatttcggacatcttgtttacgaaacatgaccgcgaacttgcgtgcgaagtgtttttaaattctataaaaagcaaatgaagttcgaaaatcattaaacttgttgagatgtcgtgatatcgtatgtggaggctatgataaaaatttgagaagtttTTTATCACGACATCAGGCTcttggcaaagaaggacgtgaccgaacaccgttacgcggggcagcctatgccgagtgtcacgcttttgccgagtgcccggcactcggcaaagaactctttgtccagtgcaattctttgccaagtgcggcactcggcaaagaaggtatttgccgagtgcctgattttTAACACTCGACGAAACAGTTTGTGCTTGGCAAAGATCCGGTTTTCAGTAGTGTATTTTTCATCCTCAAACATCGGAACAATACTCATTATACATCGGAACAAGTTCTCTCTCTTGAAAGGAGACTTTGCTTTTAAGAAAGCAATTAAAGTCTCACAGAGTGGGGATACCAGTCTAACAAAAGCAAATCAAAACCATAGAACAGAGCTACCATGCTCAAACACGAATATAACGATATAATAATGTTTGGTTTTAGTGTTTGAGGAGAATATAACGATAATTTAAAAAGATAGTATATACTTGTTCCTAAAATCTTTGGATATGTCGGGTTGTGGAATTGTGCATGGGCCACGCTATATAGGACCACGGGCCGGATATAACAGTGTAGCAGCAGTCCTGCAGTGTTCCTGGACTCCTGGTCACGTGGCCTTGTTCGGCTCGGTCCAGCTCGTTGACGGGGTCCCCTCCGTTGGTCTGCGCTGCGGCCTGCTGCTCACCGACCTAGGATAATTCTTTTCTTGAGAAAAATTCTTATTTGTTATTGAAAGTTCACTTGGTTCTTTATTTGTTACCGAAAAaatttgaaatcttttctgtATCATCCAGTATTGTTCAGTATAATTATTATTTAATAGTACTTAGTATAATTGATATAATTCAATACTGTCTAGTATTATCCAGTATCTTTTACTAAAGCGTATTACACAATATTATTTAGTACTGTTATGTATTGTTTAATAGCAACCTGAAAATGATAGGGGGCAACCCTCTAATTGTTATAGGTGTTGCGGCACCAAATCAGTATTGATGATGCAAACCTAATCATTATATATAAGAGTGTATGGCACCTAtgtgggtggggtggggtgggggggacGATAGAAACTACAAAATATAGGAGGAAAACCATAATCTGTTGGCAGCAAATGGTATAAAAGCTGCAAACTGGGGATAAACATGTGTTTTAGAATTTTAAGTGACAAACAACACAGTAAATTGTATAACCCTAATCAGTCGCGACCCTAAAAAAAGCCTTGCTATAAATGATGTCAACTTGGGGCTAAAAGCTGCAAACCGGAGCTAGAGATCAAATCACATCCCTCTTGCAAGCATTAGACCCTCTTTGTCAGGGCTTTTGTTATGGCTTCTCTGCCGGCTTAATCAAAAGCACCACCCAACGAGCACATACGAGAACAGCTTCTGAAGCCAAAACCAAGAGAAAAATGGTGAAGTTGCCGTTTTTTGGCAAGAAGCTGAAGCCACCAAAACATGGCTTCACCATTTTTGGAGAAGTCAAAGCACTTCATGCCCTCTAGTTTTTTCCTCATAGCAATTTTCCATTAGTTTTCATATATAATCAATGGTTGGCTGGTTGCATATCACTTTTCCATTGGTTTTCATATTCAAGGGTTGCATAACTACAGCTACGTAGTaccgtgcaaaaaaaaaaaaacactacagCTACGTACTGAATAACGCTGAGTTCATATGAATAGAGGCCCGCACGCCTATTGGATAGTACTGAATTAGAGAAGTGATGAATATATCGGCACTAGGGAGCAAATCGGGGTTTTTGATCGAGCTCTGAATGTGTTTATTCCTGGGTCTTTCTCATTTTCAGTTCTGATGATCACCTGGTGTCATGGATGGCGGTAGACTGCTTCTCGCGCCTGGTGCAGACGACGACAGGAAGCTTGGTGTTGGGCATGATGCTGTCCTCCAACGTTGCTTGCTCGGATTCCATCGAAATCTCGGCCACACAACCATCAAAACGTATTTTCTTCGATCAGGCCACATTTGATTTCTCTCCTCAATTTCTCTACACAAATTTTTCTTTTCATAATCACAATCCCTGACCATCACCCAAATTGGGTTTCCCTACACTCAAGAATCGATTCGAGAGCGAACGGGGAGTAGACGTGAACACGTGATTGATCAGCCGCGTATATACAGCATGCTACTAGTAGAATAGAATTAATTTAAACCCCTTTCCTTGGCTATCTTATCTAGTACTGGAATCCGGCCAGGACACGTACGTGCTTTAGCCAAGGAAAATTCGATCGCCCTACAATCAACAACCAACGGTGGCAAAGCATGCACATATATCGCAAGCAATCTCCTCTCTTCTGAAGAACAATGTACGATCGATCTGCAAACAATCTGATTGCATGGAACTATGGAAGAGACGACGCGAGACTGGGCTTCGCTGCCCCGCGACGTGCTGTTGGAGATCGTCGTCCGACTGCCACAGCTCGACATCCTCCAGGGCGCAGGGCTCGTGTGCGCCCCGTGGCGGCGCATCGCGTCCGTCGAGCCCACGCTGTGGCGGAGCATCCACCTCATCTTggacgacgaggagcgcgtccaTGACCTAGACCTGCTGTTTAGACGGCTGGCGATGGCGCGCACCGCCGTGCGTGGACCGCAGCGCCGGCGGCTGCATGTCCTTCCGCGGCCCCCTCGACCGGCACCTCCTCGCCTACCTCGCTGACAGAGCGCCGTTGCTGAGGAGCCTCCACGTGGCGCCGGCGGGGTGGTGCCTGCCGGAGGCCGATACCGACAGTGTGATCACGAAGCTCCCAAGGCTCGAGCGCCAGGGGCGGCATCTTCCGGATGCCCACGCTGCGGGCGCTCCTCAAGCACTGCCCCCGCCTCGAGGTGCTCGACGTCCGGAACTGCTACACCGACGGGGGCACTTCGTACGGGCTATGGCACAAGAGTCATAGGATGATCAAGGTTCTTCATCTCTCGCCGGGACCGGTCTTCGACTAGTGCCGGTGCTGGCACTGCTGTCTGGAGGAACAACGCAGAGCGGCACAAATTCTCGCTAGCCTTCCTCGCCGGCTAATTTCACTTTGACTGGCACAGGGCAGCAAAACGGGTTGGTACATACCAGTGCCGGAACTAGAACCGTCGGGCAAATCACCTTCCTCGCCGGCTCCTGCGGGGAGGGGATCGAGGGGCGGATGTTCCTGGTGGTGCGGCTGTGCTTTGATTTTGTTCAGCGTCTGGGCTCCAAGTGGAGGGCGCGCGGTGTCAACGCCTCTACTACGCGGGCGCCACTCCAGTGCCGGACTGTGCTGTTACTGTTGGCCCAAGAGTTGGTCGTGTGCCCAGGCCCAGGACGAGGAACGCCAAAGTTCTTGGGCCCGAGTGGATGAACGCCGTACCTGTGCATGAGTAGGGACAAGTTTTCCTAAAAAAAATTGAGTAGGGACAAATGCGGCACCTGTGTCACTGTGTGCATATAAAAGATCAGTTGGTTGGATCGTGGAACCTGCCTACCTAAGTTCACTCCATGATTTGGCATGAGTGCTTGTACTTTTTTAGATTTATTTTAGAATTTAATGGTGTTGtgttttcagtggtaggcgacgtttcCGTCGACGGCAAGGCGCCTGTGGTGatttcgtgaatctcgagatctgccggCTCAGTCCTTTGAAGGTGctctatgctttcagtggtagacgaTGTCTCCGTTGACAGCGAGGCGCCTGtagtgacttcgtgaatctcaagATCTGCTGGCTCAGTCATTTAAAGGTGCTTATAGGGTTAGGGTCTGCGTAAGTGTATTCATAGGGATAAGTGCGTGTGCGTGTTGTGAGCGTcaacgttgtactgtgtaattctaaaaaaaaggaaTCGAGTTTTGTCTGGGGGGAATCGCGTTCTGTCTAAGGACTCATGTATTTTTAACTAAGTAGAATTTTATAACACAATCAATAATTCGATTCATTTTCAATTAGGCCTTGCTCTAGCTTCCTTAGGGGTTATTATTTCCTTAGTAGCTCAACATATGCACTCTTTACCTGCTTATGCATTCATAGTACAAGACTTTACTATTCAAGCTGCTTTATATACTCATCACCAATACATTGCAGGGTTCATCATGACATGGCCTTTTGCTTATGGAGCTATTTTTTCATTAGGGGTTATAATCCGGAACAAAATGAAGATAATGTATTGGCAAGAATGTTAGACCATAAGAAAGCTACCATATCTCATTTAAGTTGGGCTAGCCTCCTCCTAGGATTCCATACCTTAGGCCTTTATGTTCATAACGACGTTATGCTTGCTTTTGGTACTCAAAAAAGCAAATCTTGATCGAACCTATATTTATCCAACGGATACAATCATCATACAGGAAACTAGAAAATGCCATGGACCCATATGGTTAGGAAACGTCCACGATTAAAGGTTCAGCTACCTCCAGGCCCGTACATTAACAGGAACAAGTGGGGCAACTGTTCAGGGCCTCTAAAATTGGAGGGCCTCCAAATTTACACTAAGTAGTAATTAGCAATAATTAATCCTTGAATAGAAAAAAGATGCGACTAGGCCTGCAATCACTAGTCTCtgtctctacaactaaaacatacggATTGTCAACGTCTACCCGGCGACACTAAAACAATCATGCGACCCATGACTACCCGGTAGAAAAAAATACCTGTCAATCACGCACACGGGAAAAAAATCAATGTCAATCCCCCCACACACGGAAGTCAATCGCACGCacgtggcaaaaaaaaaaatctccgcAAACACCGCATGGAACTTAATAGAAACACGGAAGGAATGTAATCACCCTTATGGAATTACCGGCAAtcaaataatcaccgcatggaaACACCAGAAGGCAAGtaataaaatagaataaaacggaaagagaattatgggaaGGGAAAGGAATGTATCGGTATATCACCACACAATGATCATGATCGTGATCCTTCGCGTTCATTGTGTGGTGAGAATTTTGGGAATTGTTGCCACACAATGCGAATTATTGCCATGCCTCATGCatctttttgaaaaaaaatgtgtTTCCATGCTCGGAATTACAAGGACGGACGAGAATTGTTGCCGCATAATGAGAATTATGGGAAGAGAAATGAATACattatttttttccaaaaatgAATTGTTGCCATGCCTCATGCATCTAGGCTACGGCATGGTAATTCCGAGCATATATgttttgggcaaggcagagcatgGATAAATTCAATTTGATGCCTAGCAACAAATTTTCAGTCTTTCAGGCAGCTGATGCTTGTCGTAACTTTCAGACAACAACCTCTAAGcctagcttttatttcagattcattacgataatgaatgtgtttctagacattatcatggtatAACACACGTGCAAAATTGAATTGATATATTCTTGATTTTGACTTGGTTATCAAACATCTCGTTCAATTTATGTTgcacccgttgcaacgcacgtgcACTTATCTAGTTTATAAATAAATTGGAGTATTGGCCCAAAGTAAGTCCTATATGGCCATCCGCCTACCATGTACCTATACCACTTTCATCCCAATTGTCTATTGTTGTATCTTGGATTGCAGATTAACCGATTAGATAATCTAAAAAATCGCAttataatcaagggattgtagaggagatttgtttatttcattgATCTTCATCATGTCTTCTAGAAATAGGAGGTATGATTCTGGCCATGAAAAGCATAGGAAGAAGCAAATATTGAAAGTTGTGGCTCAAACTCAAAGGGGTACTCTTATACGTTGTGACAGAATCTCAATTTACTTCTTGAACTTTAGGGCCACATCACACGTTTTGTTCAGGGTCCTCCAAATCATAGGTACGGCCCTGCTACCTCTTTATATCCTTTGCCGCGTCATGCTTTCCTCATGCTTTTGCAATATTTGGTTTTCTTCCCAGATTCGACACAATTTCCTTGCGACCGAAAACCACGTAACGTAACTACGTAAGCACCCCCGGCACGTGACACGCCTGCTCTGCCCGTTAAACTGTCTACCGATGGCATGGCATGCAATGTATTGACGCGCGTCACAGCTAGGatcgttttctatatttgatTCAATTCAATTTATATTTTTGGACAAATTCAAATTCGGCTCGAAtttcggaacatcaaattcaaaatCGGAAcaaaaacggtttagacattttccGACTGTTTTATACTTTTTCTACTTTTAGTTTGGAATATCCCGAattcaaaattcggtttaaaccaaatttggcccaCTAGAAGTCCAGCTTTAGAAAAATCGTATCTTTTTCATAtatcggatgaagatgatttttatatgaaaattgtagctctcgatgagatctacaacttgctagtttttagttttttcatttgagctcTTTATGATGTTTAAAAAAAGTAAACAAAGTTTCGAcaatatattaatcgcgtacaagcaCGTGTTgaattagaaaaatcatatctttcgtATATAGtatcaaatggagatactttttatgaaagttctagggtttgttaatTGTTATTCACTTGGTtatgcacttgttaattgttaCTTCTTCTATCTTAAAATAGAAGTCGTTCTCGTTTCTCGAGAAgtcatttttttttaattttaactaattatatataaaagaatattaatatttataatacataattagtattattagatagatcgttgaatatactttcataataaacttatttgaagatataaattttgcacatattttctacaaacctagtcaaagttgagaaagtttgatctGCACGCATCACATAACGACTTTctttctgggacggagggagtatgcacTTGGTCCTACGAGTCAATATTCCGTATTGTTTTTTTGTATACCGGCCATATTCCATATAATTTTACTCAaattagttcatttttgaaattctcgatattccgtaagATCATGTttgttttcgtgtccggctttatCACCTTCGCTTTTATTTTCGTAtttaaatgtaaaagtagaaaatgaTTGACCGTTTCTGGCCGTTTTTAGCCCTAGTCACAACCATTCATGTGTCCGCAGTACATTAGTCACAGGCATCTGTTCACCTAGGTCTTTCCAGTCCTTGTGCACGCCTTTGTGTAACGCCAGCGATCCGCTTCTGAATGGCTCTAGCGACACGTTGGTCCTGTTGTCTTTTAACTTGAtttccatctttgacacttcgcGTACTCCTCAGAGTATTATAGGATGTAGTGACATATTGCAATAgtatgttttaagtattttaaataTTTCAGAGGTACGTTGCAAGTATTGTATaccgatgttgtaaaagtagatcgggatattgcacatgttgtactggctatagacgtatgtttcaagtgtatgttccaaatgtttcatctattccagatgaatgttgcaagtgttttatctggatattgcaaaagtagatctggatgttgtatatacatgcatgttgcaaacatatgtttcaagtttcaggtatttcatacgtatgtttgcgAGTGTTTCAttcgaatgttgcatatgtttgcgatggtttttaaatgtttttaggtgttttcgcaagtgtttcagacgcttgtttcaagtgtttcatttctcttcttttgtatgttgcaactgttgcatctggatgtttcaaaagtagatcgggtgttgcacatgggatgcgcGTGGGAAGCGACCGACGGTGAGGACGATGTTCGGGGCGACGTGGATCCATTGCTGGTGCGCTCCTTCGCGAGCCCGACGTGCTATGCACTCTTTTGCTCCCTCTGCGTGCGTGGCAGCGTCCAGACGTAGCGTCTGGATGCTAGCAAGTCCGATGATGCGATGGCTTTCATCAAGGGATTGGGTAGTAAATCTTTATTGTATAATCCTGGTTCCTTCTCCGATCTTGATCATTGTTCTTCTATATTGTTGTTGAGAACCCAAAGGATCATATGTACCAGCTGTTCATTTAATTAGGATATCATTACAATTTACAATCACTGAAGTTACACTTCAAAAAACAATCGCTAAAATTACAACTAGAATATGGCAAACGATTATATTCCTTTACAAATCACTAAAGTTACACTTCAAAAAACAATCGCTAAAATTACAACTAGAATATGGCAAACTGGTTATATTCCTTTACAAATAAAGTCAATGTGGCTCGGAATGAATTCGACAAATAACTACCGGAAATGAATATTTTGACTTTGCTacgaagcaaaaaaaaaagcatAGCTCGGTTGGCACGCTCGCTATGGTAAGAGCGGCCGGTTCGATTCCTACAATCAACTCAGGGGCTTCACCTCGGGGATTTATTCACCGTCTTCGTCTGTAGCCGCTCTCGCATGGAGCCATAGAGGGATTGCGACACGCCCGTTGCCTACGGAGCCAATATGGTCCCAGTGGGATGCTATTGAGCACATAATCTAGGTGCGAACTCAATCGAGCTTTTTGCCGGCCCATCTTGCAAAATGCTCTCGTCTAAGGAAAAAAGTTAACTTGTAGTTTACTTTAGAATATAAAACAGAATGCCAATAGTACAATAGATGAAGCTAAAATAATAGTAAAAATAACTAGTATGATTACCTTAAATAAGATGATAATGCAAATAGGGAATTAGTAGTTAGAAGCCTACACCAACCTAACAATCTAAAAGATGTTAAGTAAACAAATATCCAAGACAAATGAAACAAAAGCAATAGGCCTAAATGAAATTAGAAATCATGGAAGGGACCAAGGGTTAATCTGTACCATACAAATTGcaagagttttttttaatatatCACAAACATGCATATATTTCAACAGCATCTAACAGAAATGTATGTGAGTACACAATTGTTTGGTCCAAGGGACGGAGGGACGAAACAATTAATAGACAAAACAACAGCCGGCCCACCATGCTTGTACATGGACTCAGAAATTTTCTTAGAGAACTATGTTCGCAGTAGGTTGGACCGTTGGAGGGCAGAACAATAATAAAGTTAAAAACAGCATTTGAAAGGTATGTGAGTGAGATGAATGCATGAACATCACTAGACTCTGGCTAGCCAGTATACACTTGGAAGCATATCCATCACAAGTTCACAACCCTCAGCTGCTGTTAAATTATACTAAAAAAAGACAGAAAAGAGAGTAAGCCGAGATTAGAACTTGTGACACAGTAATGCAAATTTTGAGAAAGCTGATTATTTTATATCGTAGTAGGTGAGGCAGTGAGCATGCAGTACCAGTAGTAGGTAAAGGCAATGACTTGACACCTGATTCACCAGTCACTAATCTTCTCCACTACTACATGCCCATGCCCGTGCCTTTTATTTCCCGCGCTGCACGCAACGCACGTCGTCAAGCGATCGAACCCATCATGGAGCTCGTGCTCACTACACCTGATCTCCCAACCCCGCTGCTGCTCGCCACCTTGACGATAGTAGTGTCCGTGGCCTTATGCTATGTCCTCTTCTGGAAGCAGCAGGCGGCGAGGcgagcgccgctgccgccggggCCGAGGGGCTGGCCCGTGCTGGGCAACCTGCCTCAGCTGGGCGGGAAGACGCACCAGACGCTGCACGAGATGACCAAGGTGTACGGCCCGCTGCTGCGGCTGCGGTTCGGTAGCTCCGACGTGGTGGTGACCGGGTCGGCGGCCGTGGCGGAGCAGTTCCTCCGCGTCCACGACGCCAACTTCAGGTGCCGCCCGCCCAACTCCGGCGGCGAGCTCATGGCGTACAACTACCAGGACGTCGTGTTCGCGCCCTACGGGCCCCGGTGGCGCGCGATGCGCAAGGTGTGCGCCGTCAACCTCTTCTCCGCGCGCGCGCTCGACGACGTCCGCGACGTCCGGGAGCGTGAAGCCGCGCTCATGGTGAGGTCGCTCCTCGCGGAGCAGTCCTGCTCCTGCGACGACCGCGATAATagtgcgccggcgccggcgccggcgccggtggcGCTCGGCAAGGCCGTGAACGTGTGTACGACGAACGCGCTGTCGCGGGCGGCCGTTGGGCGGCGGGTGTTcgctgccgccggcgccggcgacgagGGCGCGAGGGAGTTCAACGAGATCGTGCTCGAGGTGCTCGAGGTGGGCGGGGTGCTCAACGTCGGTGACTTCGTGCCGGCGCTCCGGTGGCTCGACCCGCAGGGCGTGGTGGGCAGGATGAAGAAGCTGCACCGCCGGTTCGACGACATGATGAATGGGATCATTGCAGATAGTAGGAAGGCCAGGGCTACGCCAGCCGCCGGAGAGGAAAGCAAGGATTTGCTGGGCTTGCTGTTGTCGATGGTGGAGGACGAGCGGCCGTCCGCCGGCGGCGACGAAGTCAGGATCACCGAAACCGATGTCAAGGCACTTATTTTGGTAAGTTGTCCTCGTTTCCAATCGTTTCCAATCGAACCAGCTAGCTACTGCTTTCGTCTGTCGATGATAAATGGCCTAT harbors:
- the LOC136517739 gene encoding flavonoid 3'-monooxygenase CYP75B4-like, with amino-acid sequence MELVLTTPDLPTPLLLATLTIVVSVALCYVLFWKQQAARRAPLPPGPRGWPVLGNLPQLGGKTHQTLHEMTKVYGPLLRLRFGSSDVVVTGSAAVAEQFLRVHDANFRCRPPNSGGELMAYNYQDVVFAPYGPRWRAMRKVCAVNLFSARALDDVRDVREREAALMVRSLLAEQSCSCDDRDNSAPAPAPAPVALGKAVNVCTTNALSRAAVGRRVFAAAGAGDEGAREFNEIVLEVLEVGGVLNVGDFVPALRWLDPQGVVGRMKKLHRRFDDMMNGIIADSRKARATPAAGEESKDLLGLLLSMVEDERPSAGGDEVRITETDVKALILNLFVAGTDTTSTIVEWSLAELIRHPDILRQAQEELDAVVGRGRLVTESDLRHLTFFNAVIKETFRLHPSTPLSLPRMAAEECEVAGYRIPKGCELLVNVWGIARDPALWPDPLEFRPARFLPGGSHSDVDVKGGDFGLIPFGAGRRICAGLSWGLRMVTLTSATLVHAFDWELPAGQTPDKLNMEEAFTLLLQRAVPLMAHPVPRLLPSAYEIA